One Glycine soja cultivar W05 chromosome 2, ASM419377v2, whole genome shotgun sequence genomic region harbors:
- the LOC114377456 gene encoding uncharacterized protein LOC114377456 isoform X5, whose translation MGNEMGNNNTSAIKEEDNISEAEKKTFQEDTSEVADGMSQDIHEDNAKEEIQNVPTSKANDVMEKASEASNDITNELGKGTWQEEGHAEDQKEKTQTISTVEAKDEDTQEKAIGIASNHTASMLENDSMEGDTHASDVNMENQMPPTAEAEGVQEKAEGLVSEDATTELGKVSLQEYSHEDYEKEKMQMNPTEEAKDVQEEATGLNSSSTASMPENDLLGEDSCKSDMNMENKMHPTAEVEDVQEKATGMASDYATSSLENDLLKGDAPEDDVHADHQKHQIIEGKVDHQQIAARSDFNDKTSEFDDKPQEDKQDGNVVNPAANGIYVQEKTIIISSDAPLNFTNSFEGSGNEITGVRQPEKSPNDESIEAQGGNSEILSSSSLEGTQEYEKQEETRLREHLSVTYNNHLNNEPSIQQGDEITEVIQPEKSPNDGSVEAEGGHSESLSSSSLEGTEEYEKQEESCFRDHLLVTYNNHLNNEPSIQQGDEINEVIQPEKSPNDGSVEAEGGHSASLPSSSLEGTEEYEKQEESCFRDHLLQTYDNHLNNEPSIQQGNETTEVRQPEKSPNDGLVEVEGGNSESLSSSSLEGTEEYEKQEETCFREHLLVTYKHHFNNEASIQQADEEETTVLTVNPVNVSNNIEIQESLSGHSDHEEPDKFISENHFKAQNRF comes from the exons ATGGGCAACGAAATGGGAAATAACAACACATCTGCTATCAAAG AGGAAGATAACATAAGTGAAGCCGAGAAAAAGACTTTCCAAGAAGATACCAGTGAAGTTGCAGATGGGATGTCACAAGATATTCATGAAGACAATGCCAAGGAAGAAATTCAGAATGTACCAACATCTAAAGCCAATGATGTAATGGAAAAAGCTTCAGAAGCTTCCAATGATATAACAAATGAACTTGGGAAAGGTACATGGCAAGAAGAGGGTCATGCTGAAGATCAAAAAGAGAAaactcaaacaatttcaacagTTGAAGCCAAAGATGAAGACACTCAGGAGAAAGCTATAGGGATTGCTTCTAACCATACAGCAAGCATGCTTGAAAATGATTCAATGGAGGGAGATACCCATGCAAGTGATGTAAATATGGAAAATCAAATGCCTCCAACAGCTGAAGCTGAAGGTGTTCAGGAAAAAGCTGAAGGACTGGTTTCTGAAGATGCAACAACTGAACTTGGAAAAGTTTCACTGCAAGAATATAGTCATGAAGattatgagaaagaaaaaatgcaaaTGAATCCAACAGAAGAAGCCAAAGATGTTCAGGAGGAAGCCACAGGGCTAAATTCTAGCAGTACAGCAAGCATGCCTGAAAATGATTTGTTGGGAGAAGATTCTTGCAAAAGTGACATGAATatggaaaataaaatgcatcCAACTGCTGAAGTTGAAGATGTTCAAGAGAAAGCTACAGGAATGGCTTCTGACTATGCTACAAGTTCACTTGAAAATGATTTGTTGAAAGGAGATGCTCCTGAAGATGATGTTCATGCAGATCATCAAAAGCATCAAATAATTGAAGGCAAAGTCGATCATCAACAAATAGCAGCAAGGTCGGATTTCAATGATAAAACAAGTGAATTTGATGATAAACCTCAGGAAGATAAACAAGATGGGAATGTAGTAAATCCTGCTGCAAATGGAATATATGTTCAAGAAAAAACTATCATTATATCTTCTGATGCTCCGTTGAATTTTACAAATTCTTTTGAAGGTTCAG GGAATGAAATAACTGGAGTCAGACAACCTGAAAAGTCTCCCAATGATGAATCTATTGAAGCTCAAGGTGGAAACTCTGAGATCCTGTCAAGTTCTTCATTGGAAGGAACTCAAGAATATGAGAAGCAAGAAGAGACACGCTTGAGAGAACACCTGTCAGTAACATATAACAATCACCTTAATAATGAACCTTCAATCCAACAAG GGGATGAAATAACTGAAGTCATACAACCTGAAAAGTCTCCAAATGATGGATCAGTTGAAGCTGAAGGTGGACACTCTGAGAGCTTGTCAAGTTCTTCATTGGAAGGCACTGAAGAATATGAGAAGCAAGAAGAGTCATGCTTTCGAGATCACCTGTTAGTAACATATAATAATCACCTTAATAATGAGCCTTCAATCCAACAAG GGGACGAAATAAATGAAGTCATACAACCTGAAAAGTCCCCAAATGATGGATCAGTTGAAGCTGAAGGTGGACACTCTGCGAGCTTGCCAAGTTCTTCATTGGAAGGCACTGAAGAATATGAGAAGCAAGAAGAGTCATGCTTTAGAGATCACCTGTTACAAACATATGATAATCACCTTAATAATGAGCCTTCAATCCAACAAG GGAATGAAACAACTGAAGTCAGACAACCTGAAAAGTCTCCAAATGATGGATTAGTTGAAGTTGAAGGTGGAAACTCTGAAAGCTTGTCAAGTTCTTCATTGGAAGGCACTGAAGAATATGAGAAGCAAGAAGAGACATGTTTCAGAGAACACCTTTTAGTAACATATAAACATCACTTTAATAATGAGGCTTCAATCCAACAAG CAGATGAAGAGGAAACAACGGTTTTAACAGTAAATCCTGTGAATGTGTCAAATAATATAGAGATTCAAGAATCATTAAGTGGACATTCTGATCATGAGGAGCCAGATAAATTTATCTCTGAAAATCATTTCAAGGCACAAAATCGCTTCTAG
- the LOC114377456 gene encoding uncharacterized protein DDB_G0290301-like isoform X4, translating to MGNEMGNNNTSAIKEEDNISEAEKKTFQEDTSEVADGMSQDIHEDNAKEEIQNVPTSKANDVMEKASEASNDITNELGKGTWQEEGHAEDQKEKTQTISTVEAKDEDTQEKAIGIASNHTASMLENDSMEGDTHASDVNMENQMPPTAEAEGVQEKAEGLVSEDATTELGKVSLQEYSHEDYEKEKMQMNPTEEAKDVQEEATGLNSSSTASMPENDLLGEDSCKSDMNMENKMHPTAEVEDVQEKATGMASDYATSSLENDLLKGDAPEDDVHADHQKHQIIEGKVDHQQIAARSDFNDKTSEFDDKPQEDKQDGNVVNPAANGIYVQEKTIIISSDAPLNFTNSFEGSGNEITGVRQPEKSPNDESIEAQGGNSEILSSSSLEGTQEYEKQEETRLREHLSVTYNNHLNNEPSIQQGDETTEATQPEKSTNDGSVEAEGGHSESLSSSSLEGTKEYEKQEEPCFRDHLLVTYNIHLNNEPSIQQGDEITEVIQPEKSPNDGSVEAEGGHSESLSSSSLEGTEEYEKQEESCFRDHLLVTYNNHLNNEPSIQQGDEINEVIQPEKSPNDGSVEAEGGHSASLPSSSLEGTEEYEKQEESCFRDHLLQTYDNHLNNEPSIQQGNETTEVRQPEKSPNDGLVEVEGGNSESLSSSSLEGTEEYEKQEETCFREHLLVTYKHHFNNEASIQQADEEETTVLTVNPVNVSNNIEIQESLSGHSDHEEPDKFISENHFKAQNRF from the exons ATGGGCAACGAAATGGGAAATAACAACACATCTGCTATCAAAG AGGAAGATAACATAAGTGAAGCCGAGAAAAAGACTTTCCAAGAAGATACCAGTGAAGTTGCAGATGGGATGTCACAAGATATTCATGAAGACAATGCCAAGGAAGAAATTCAGAATGTACCAACATCTAAAGCCAATGATGTAATGGAAAAAGCTTCAGAAGCTTCCAATGATATAACAAATGAACTTGGGAAAGGTACATGGCAAGAAGAGGGTCATGCTGAAGATCAAAAAGAGAAaactcaaacaatttcaacagTTGAAGCCAAAGATGAAGACACTCAGGAGAAAGCTATAGGGATTGCTTCTAACCATACAGCAAGCATGCTTGAAAATGATTCAATGGAGGGAGATACCCATGCAAGTGATGTAAATATGGAAAATCAAATGCCTCCAACAGCTGAAGCTGAAGGTGTTCAGGAAAAAGCTGAAGGACTGGTTTCTGAAGATGCAACAACTGAACTTGGAAAAGTTTCACTGCAAGAATATAGTCATGAAGattatgagaaagaaaaaatgcaaaTGAATCCAACAGAAGAAGCCAAAGATGTTCAGGAGGAAGCCACAGGGCTAAATTCTAGCAGTACAGCAAGCATGCCTGAAAATGATTTGTTGGGAGAAGATTCTTGCAAAAGTGACATGAATatggaaaataaaatgcatcCAACTGCTGAAGTTGAAGATGTTCAAGAGAAAGCTACAGGAATGGCTTCTGACTATGCTACAAGTTCACTTGAAAATGATTTGTTGAAAGGAGATGCTCCTGAAGATGATGTTCATGCAGATCATCAAAAGCATCAAATAATTGAAGGCAAAGTCGATCATCAACAAATAGCAGCAAGGTCGGATTTCAATGATAAAACAAGTGAATTTGATGATAAACCTCAGGAAGATAAACAAGATGGGAATGTAGTAAATCCTGCTGCAAATGGAATATATGTTCAAGAAAAAACTATCATTATATCTTCTGATGCTCCGTTGAATTTTACAAATTCTTTTGAAGGTTCAG GGAATGAAATAACTGGAGTCAGACAACCTGAAAAGTCTCCCAATGATGAATCTATTGAAGCTCAAGGTGGAAACTCTGAGATCCTGTCAAGTTCTTCATTGGAAGGAACTCAAGAATATGAGAAGCAAGAAGAGACACGCTTGAGAGAACACCTGTCAGTAACATATAACAATCACCTTAATAATGAACCTTCAATCCAACAAG GGGATGAAACAACTGAAGCCACACAACCTGAAAAGTCTACAAATGATGGATCAGTTGAAGCTGAAGGTGGACACTCTGAGAGCTTGTCAAGTTCTTCATTGGAAGGCACTAAAGAATATGAGAAGCAAGAAGAGCCATGCTTTAGAGATCACCTGTTAGTAACATATAATATTCACCTTAATAATGAGCCTTCAATCCAACAAG GGGATGAAATAACTGAAGTCATACAACCTGAAAAGTCTCCAAATGATGGATCAGTTGAAGCTGAAGGTGGACACTCTGAGAGCTTGTCAAGTTCTTCATTGGAAGGCACTGAAGAATATGAGAAGCAAGAAGAGTCATGCTTTCGAGATCACCTGTTAGTAACATATAATAATCACCTTAATAATGAGCCTTCAATCCAACAAG GGGACGAAATAAATGAAGTCATACAACCTGAAAAGTCCCCAAATGATGGATCAGTTGAAGCTGAAGGTGGACACTCTGCGAGCTTGCCAAGTTCTTCATTGGAAGGCACTGAAGAATATGAGAAGCAAGAAGAGTCATGCTTTAGAGATCACCTGTTACAAACATATGATAATCACCTTAATAATGAGCCTTCAATCCAACAAG GGAATGAAACAACTGAAGTCAGACAACCTGAAAAGTCTCCAAATGATGGATTAGTTGAAGTTGAAGGTGGAAACTCTGAAAGCTTGTCAAGTTCTTCATTGGAAGGCACTGAAGAATATGAGAAGCAAGAAGAGACATGTTTCAGAGAACACCTTTTAGTAACATATAAACATCACTTTAATAATGAGGCTTCAATCCAACAAG CAGATGAAGAGGAAACAACGGTTTTAACAGTAAATCCTGTGAATGTGTCAAATAATATAGAGATTCAAGAATCATTAAGTGGACATTCTGATCATGAGGAGCCAGATAAATTTATCTCTGAAAATCATTTCAAGGCACAAAATCGCTTCTAG
- the LOC114377456 gene encoding uncharacterized protein LOC114377456 isoform X1, which yields MGNEMGNNNTSAIKEEDNISEAEKKTFQEDTSEVADGMSQDIHEDNAKEEIQNVPTSKANDVMEKASEASNDITNELGKGTWQEEGHAEDQKEKTQTISTVEAKDEDTQEKAIGIASNHTASMLENDSMEGDTHASDVNMENQMPPTAEAEGVQEKAEGLVSEDATTELGKVSLQEYSHEDYEKEKMQMNPTEEAKDVQEEATGLNSSSTASMPENDLLGEDSCKSDMNMENKMHPTAEVEDVQEKATGMASDYATSSLENDLLKGDAPEDDVHADHQKHQIIEGKVDHQQIAARSDFNDKTSEFDDKPQEDKQDGNVVNPAANGIYVQEKTIIISSDAPLNFTNSFEGSGNEITGVRQPEKSPNDESIEAQGGNSEILSSSSLEGTQEYEKQEETRLREHLSVTYNNHLNNEPSIQQGDETTEVSIPEKSSNDGSVEAEGGNFGSLSSCSLEGTEEYDKQEETCLREQLLVTYNNHVNDEPSIQQGDETTEATQPEKSTNDGSVEAEGGHSESLSSSSLEGTKEYEKQEEPCFRDHLLVTYNIHLNNEPSIQQGDEITEVIQPEKSPNDGSVEAEGGHSESLSSSSLEGTEEYEKQEESCFRDHLLVTYNNHLNNEPSIQQGDEINEVIQPEKSPNDGSVEAEGGHSASLPSSSLEGTEEYEKQEESCFRDHLLQTYDNHLNNEPSIQQGNETTEVRQPEKSPNDGLVEVEGGNSESLSSSSLEGTEEYEKQEETCFREHLLVTYKHHFNNEASIQQADEEETTVLTVNPVNVSNNIEIQESLSGHSDHEEPDKFISENHFKAQNRF from the exons ATGGGCAACGAAATGGGAAATAACAACACATCTGCTATCAAAG AGGAAGATAACATAAGTGAAGCCGAGAAAAAGACTTTCCAAGAAGATACCAGTGAAGTTGCAGATGGGATGTCACAAGATATTCATGAAGACAATGCCAAGGAAGAAATTCAGAATGTACCAACATCTAAAGCCAATGATGTAATGGAAAAAGCTTCAGAAGCTTCCAATGATATAACAAATGAACTTGGGAAAGGTACATGGCAAGAAGAGGGTCATGCTGAAGATCAAAAAGAGAAaactcaaacaatttcaacagTTGAAGCCAAAGATGAAGACACTCAGGAGAAAGCTATAGGGATTGCTTCTAACCATACAGCAAGCATGCTTGAAAATGATTCAATGGAGGGAGATACCCATGCAAGTGATGTAAATATGGAAAATCAAATGCCTCCAACAGCTGAAGCTGAAGGTGTTCAGGAAAAAGCTGAAGGACTGGTTTCTGAAGATGCAACAACTGAACTTGGAAAAGTTTCACTGCAAGAATATAGTCATGAAGattatgagaaagaaaaaatgcaaaTGAATCCAACAGAAGAAGCCAAAGATGTTCAGGAGGAAGCCACAGGGCTAAATTCTAGCAGTACAGCAAGCATGCCTGAAAATGATTTGTTGGGAGAAGATTCTTGCAAAAGTGACATGAATatggaaaataaaatgcatcCAACTGCTGAAGTTGAAGATGTTCAAGAGAAAGCTACAGGAATGGCTTCTGACTATGCTACAAGTTCACTTGAAAATGATTTGTTGAAAGGAGATGCTCCTGAAGATGATGTTCATGCAGATCATCAAAAGCATCAAATAATTGAAGGCAAAGTCGATCATCAACAAATAGCAGCAAGGTCGGATTTCAATGATAAAACAAGTGAATTTGATGATAAACCTCAGGAAGATAAACAAGATGGGAATGTAGTAAATCCTGCTGCAAATGGAATATATGTTCAAGAAAAAACTATCATTATATCTTCTGATGCTCCGTTGAATTTTACAAATTCTTTTGAAGGTTCAG GGAATGAAATAACTGGAGTCAGACAACCTGAAAAGTCTCCCAATGATGAATCTATTGAAGCTCAAGGTGGAAACTCTGAGATCCTGTCAAGTTCTTCATTGGAAGGAACTCAAGAATATGAGAAGCAAGAAGAGACACGCTTGAGAGAACACCTGTCAGTAACATATAACAATCACCTTAATAATGAACCTTCAATCCAACAAG GGGATGAAACAACTGAAGTCAGCATACCTGAAAAATCTTCAAATGATGGATCAGTTGAAGCTGAAGGTGGAAACTTTGGGAGCTTGTCAAGTTGTTCATTGGAAGGAACTGAAGAATATGATAAGCAAGAAGAGACATGCTTGAGAGAACAACTGTTAGTAACATATAATAATCACGTAAATGATGAACCTTCAATCCAACAAG GGGATGAAACAACTGAAGCCACACAACCTGAAAAGTCTACAAATGATGGATCAGTTGAAGCTGAAGGTGGACACTCTGAGAGCTTGTCAAGTTCTTCATTGGAAGGCACTAAAGAATATGAGAAGCAAGAAGAGCCATGCTTTAGAGATCACCTGTTAGTAACATATAATATTCACCTTAATAATGAGCCTTCAATCCAACAAG GGGATGAAATAACTGAAGTCATACAACCTGAAAAGTCTCCAAATGATGGATCAGTTGAAGCTGAAGGTGGACACTCTGAGAGCTTGTCAAGTTCTTCATTGGAAGGCACTGAAGAATATGAGAAGCAAGAAGAGTCATGCTTTCGAGATCACCTGTTAGTAACATATAATAATCACCTTAATAATGAGCCTTCAATCCAACAAG GGGACGAAATAAATGAAGTCATACAACCTGAAAAGTCCCCAAATGATGGATCAGTTGAAGCTGAAGGTGGACACTCTGCGAGCTTGCCAAGTTCTTCATTGGAAGGCACTGAAGAATATGAGAAGCAAGAAGAGTCATGCTTTAGAGATCACCTGTTACAAACATATGATAATCACCTTAATAATGAGCCTTCAATCCAACAAG GGAATGAAACAACTGAAGTCAGACAACCTGAAAAGTCTCCAAATGATGGATTAGTTGAAGTTGAAGGTGGAAACTCTGAAAGCTTGTCAAGTTCTTCATTGGAAGGCACTGAAGAATATGAGAAGCAAGAAGAGACATGTTTCAGAGAACACCTTTTAGTAACATATAAACATCACTTTAATAATGAGGCTTCAATCCAACAAG CAGATGAAGAGGAAACAACGGTTTTAACAGTAAATCCTGTGAATGTGTCAAATAATATAGAGATTCAAGAATCATTAAGTGGACATTCTGATCATGAGGAGCCAGATAAATTTATCTCTGAAAATCATTTCAAGGCACAAAATCGCTTCTAG
- the LOC114377456 gene encoding uncharacterized protein LOC114377456 isoform X2: protein MGNEMGNNNTSAIKEEDNISEAEKKTFQEDTSEVADGMSQDIHEDNAKEEIQNVPTSKANDVMEKASEASNDITNELGKGTWQEEGHAEDQKEKTQTISTVEAKDEDTQEKAIGIASNHTASMLENDSMEGDTHASDVNMENQMPPTAEAEGVQEKAEGLVSEDATTELGKVSLQEYSHEDYEKEKMQMNPTEEAKDVQEEATGLNSSSTASMPENDLLGEDSCKSDMNMENKMHPTAEVEDVQEKATGMASDYATSSLENDLLKGDAPEDDVHADHQKHQIIEGKVDHQQIAARSDFNDKTSEFDDKPQEDKQDGNVVNPAANGIYVQEKTIIISSDAPLNFTNSFEGSGNEITGVRQPEKSPNDESIEAQGGNSEILSSSSLEGTQEYEKQEETRLREHLSVTYNNHLNNEPSIQQGDETTEVSIPEKSSNDGSVEAEGGNFGSLSSCSLEGTEEYDKQEETCLREQLLVTYNNHVNDEPSIQQGDETTEATQPEKSTNDGSVEAEGGHSESLSSSSLEGTKEYEKQEEPCFRDHLLVTYNIHLNNEPSIQQGDEITEVIQPEKSPNDGSVEAEGGHSESLSSSSLEGTEEYEKQEESCFRDHLLVTYNNHLNNEPSIQQGDEINEVIQPEKSPNDGSVEAEGGHSASLPSSSLEGTEEYEKQEESCFRDHLLQTYDNHLNNEPSIQQGNETTEVRQPEKSPNDGLVEVEGGNSESLSSSSLEGTEEYEKQEETCFREHLLVTYKHHFNNEASIQQDEEETTVLTVNPVNVSNNIEIQESLSGHSDHEEPDKFISENHFKAQNRF from the exons ATGGGCAACGAAATGGGAAATAACAACACATCTGCTATCAAAG AGGAAGATAACATAAGTGAAGCCGAGAAAAAGACTTTCCAAGAAGATACCAGTGAAGTTGCAGATGGGATGTCACAAGATATTCATGAAGACAATGCCAAGGAAGAAATTCAGAATGTACCAACATCTAAAGCCAATGATGTAATGGAAAAAGCTTCAGAAGCTTCCAATGATATAACAAATGAACTTGGGAAAGGTACATGGCAAGAAGAGGGTCATGCTGAAGATCAAAAAGAGAAaactcaaacaatttcaacagTTGAAGCCAAAGATGAAGACACTCAGGAGAAAGCTATAGGGATTGCTTCTAACCATACAGCAAGCATGCTTGAAAATGATTCAATGGAGGGAGATACCCATGCAAGTGATGTAAATATGGAAAATCAAATGCCTCCAACAGCTGAAGCTGAAGGTGTTCAGGAAAAAGCTGAAGGACTGGTTTCTGAAGATGCAACAACTGAACTTGGAAAAGTTTCACTGCAAGAATATAGTCATGAAGattatgagaaagaaaaaatgcaaaTGAATCCAACAGAAGAAGCCAAAGATGTTCAGGAGGAAGCCACAGGGCTAAATTCTAGCAGTACAGCAAGCATGCCTGAAAATGATTTGTTGGGAGAAGATTCTTGCAAAAGTGACATGAATatggaaaataaaatgcatcCAACTGCTGAAGTTGAAGATGTTCAAGAGAAAGCTACAGGAATGGCTTCTGACTATGCTACAAGTTCACTTGAAAATGATTTGTTGAAAGGAGATGCTCCTGAAGATGATGTTCATGCAGATCATCAAAAGCATCAAATAATTGAAGGCAAAGTCGATCATCAACAAATAGCAGCAAGGTCGGATTTCAATGATAAAACAAGTGAATTTGATGATAAACCTCAGGAAGATAAACAAGATGGGAATGTAGTAAATCCTGCTGCAAATGGAATATATGTTCAAGAAAAAACTATCATTATATCTTCTGATGCTCCGTTGAATTTTACAAATTCTTTTGAAGGTTCAG GGAATGAAATAACTGGAGTCAGACAACCTGAAAAGTCTCCCAATGATGAATCTATTGAAGCTCAAGGTGGAAACTCTGAGATCCTGTCAAGTTCTTCATTGGAAGGAACTCAAGAATATGAGAAGCAAGAAGAGACACGCTTGAGAGAACACCTGTCAGTAACATATAACAATCACCTTAATAATGAACCTTCAATCCAACAAG GGGATGAAACAACTGAAGTCAGCATACCTGAAAAATCTTCAAATGATGGATCAGTTGAAGCTGAAGGTGGAAACTTTGGGAGCTTGTCAAGTTGTTCATTGGAAGGAACTGAAGAATATGATAAGCAAGAAGAGACATGCTTGAGAGAACAACTGTTAGTAACATATAATAATCACGTAAATGATGAACCTTCAATCCAACAAG GGGATGAAACAACTGAAGCCACACAACCTGAAAAGTCTACAAATGATGGATCAGTTGAAGCTGAAGGTGGACACTCTGAGAGCTTGTCAAGTTCTTCATTGGAAGGCACTAAAGAATATGAGAAGCAAGAAGAGCCATGCTTTAGAGATCACCTGTTAGTAACATATAATATTCACCTTAATAATGAGCCTTCAATCCAACAAG GGGATGAAATAACTGAAGTCATACAACCTGAAAAGTCTCCAAATGATGGATCAGTTGAAGCTGAAGGTGGACACTCTGAGAGCTTGTCAAGTTCTTCATTGGAAGGCACTGAAGAATATGAGAAGCAAGAAGAGTCATGCTTTCGAGATCACCTGTTAGTAACATATAATAATCACCTTAATAATGAGCCTTCAATCCAACAAG GGGACGAAATAAATGAAGTCATACAACCTGAAAAGTCCCCAAATGATGGATCAGTTGAAGCTGAAGGTGGACACTCTGCGAGCTTGCCAAGTTCTTCATTGGAAGGCACTGAAGAATATGAGAAGCAAGAAGAGTCATGCTTTAGAGATCACCTGTTACAAACATATGATAATCACCTTAATAATGAGCCTTCAATCCAACAAG GGAATGAAACAACTGAAGTCAGACAACCTGAAAAGTCTCCAAATGATGGATTAGTTGAAGTTGAAGGTGGAAACTCTGAAAGCTTGTCAAGTTCTTCATTGGAAGGCACTGAAGAATATGAGAAGCAAGAAGAGACATGTTTCAGAGAACACCTTTTAGTAACATATAAACATCACTTTAATAATGAGGCTTCAATCCAACAAG ATGAAGAGGAAACAACGGTTTTAACAGTAAATCCTGTGAATGTGTCAAATAATATAGAGATTCAAGAATCATTAAGTGGACATTCTGATCATGAGGAGCCAGATAAATTTATCTCTGAAAATCATTTCAAGGCACAAAATCGCTTCTAG